The Paramisgurnus dabryanus chromosome 1, PD_genome_1.1, whole genome shotgun sequence genome includes a window with the following:
- the LOC135744530 gene encoding galanin receptor 2a — protein sequence MNSSHQMHFSTNWKVESVIISVIFSLIFLVGTVGNCLVLAVLIRNGQMNTKTTNLFILNLGLADLCFIVFCVPLQATIYTMDEWVFGQFVCKAVHFIIYLTMYASIFTLAAVSLDRYLAIRYPLRSREMRTPRNALTSISLVWALSLFFSSPYLSYYQQMDLDGATLCIPAWNIQHRRAMDVCTFVFGYLIPVLILGITYARTIRYLWTSVDPMQNLSESRKAKRKVTKMIIIVAVLFCLCWLPHHLVILWMWFGYFPLNHTTYVLRILSHLVAYTNSCLNPIVYALVSKHFRKGFRKVFCCAFHNRAANRVHAVQPAQTVSLVDAASSEGFNQSEGSSRGRLWSRSGRKMMTSAFMTFNVT from the exons ATGAACTCATCTCATCAAATGCATTTCTCCACTAACTGGAAAGTTGAGTCCGTGATAATATCTGTGATTTTCTCGCTTATTTTCTTGGTGGGCACCGTGGGGAACTGCCTCGTGCTCGCCGTTCTCATTCGTAACGGGCAGATGAACACAAAGACAACGAATCTGTTCATCTTGAACCTCGGCTTGGCGGACCTCTGCTTCATCGTCTTCTGCGTGCCTCTCCAAGCAACTATCTACACCATGGATGAGTGGGTCTTTGGACAATTCGTCTGCAAAGCTGTGCACTTTATCATCTACCTGACCATGTATGCGAGTATATTCACGCTGGCGGCTGTTTCTCTGGACAG ATATCTTGCCATCCGCTACCCGCTGCGTTCAAGAGAGATGAGAACCCCTCGTAACGCTCTGACCTCCATCAGCCTGGTTTGGGCTTTATCTCTCTTCTTTTCCAGCCCTTACCTGAGCTACTACCAACAGATGGATCTCGATGGAGCCACCCTTTGCATCCCAGCTTGGAACATACAACATCGTAGAGCAATGGACGTCTGCACCTTCGTATTCGGTTACCTGATCCCAGTTCTCATCCTCGGCATCACCTACGCCCGCACCATCCGTTATCTGTGGACATCTGTGGACCCCATGCAGAACCTGTCGGAATCCCGCAAGGCCAAACGCAAGGTGACCAAGATGATTATTATCGTAGCTGTGCTCTTCTGTTTATGTTGGCTGCCACACCACCTGGTCATCTTGTGGATGTGGTTCGGCTATTTCCCGCTCAACCACACCACCTACGTCCTCCGGATTCTCTCTCACCTGGTGGCTTACACCAACTCCTGCCTCAACCCTATTGTCTACGCCCTGGTATCCAAGCACTTCCGCAAAGGCTTCAGGAAAGTGTTTTGCTGCGCTTTTCATAATCGGGCCGCAAACCGAGTTCACGCCGTGCAGCCGGCGCAGACGGTGAGCCTGGTGGACGCGGCCTCGAGCGAAGGCTTCAACCAGAGCGAGGGGTCATCCCGGGGTCGGCTGTGGAGCAGAAGCGGAAGGAAAATGATGACGAGCGCTTTCATGACATTTAATGTGACATAA